The Streptomyces vinaceus genome contains the following window.
AGCTACGTCCCGACGGCGGTGCGCATCCCGATCACCGACCCCGAGGACCCGACCCCGTACGCGTACGTCTCCACGCGCGAGCCGCAGGCGCTGGTCAAGGCGATCCGCTCGGCCAAGGGCTGATCCGGGCGGGCGTCAGGCCGGGGGCCACTCCCCGTCGGAGCCTTCGAGCGCCGCCCTGGTGGCCTCGGGAAGGGGCTGGGAGGGCTGCTCAAGGGGCGGGAGCTGCGGGAGCGAGTCCCACGCCACGGCCCGGCTCCGCAGGTCGGCACGGACCTTCTCGGCGAGTTTGCGGGTGTCGCGGTGGTTCATGACCGCGCCGACGGTGGCGCCCACCATGAAGGGCAGCAGGTTCGGCAGGTTGCGGAACGTCCGCTTCATGATCTGTTGGCGCAGTTCGCGCTTCATCTGACCGCCGAGCGCGACGTTCAGCGTCGTGGGCTTGGTCAGGTCCACCCCGCGCTCCTCCGTCCACGCGGTCAGGTAGGCGAAGCTGCGGTCCTTGAGGTTCCCGGGCGGCCGCTGGCCGTAGACCTCGTGGAGCTCGGCGACGAGTTTGAGCTCGATGGCGGCGACCCCGGTGATCTCCGCGGCCAGTTCGGCGGGCATCGCGGGCGGCACCGGCAGCATGGCCGCGGCTCCGATGCCCGCGCCGACCGTGGAGGTGCCGTACGCGGCGCCCGCGATCAGCTTGTCGGCAAGCTGATCGGGACCGAGGCCCGGGAACTGCGCGCGCAGGGTCGCGAGGTCCCGAACCGGAACGCGCGGTGCGTTCTCGATGACGCGGTCGGTGAGGTGCAGGACGGCGGCCCTGGCATGTTCGCCGCCCTTGCGCACACCACTCTTGACGGCTTGCAGCCGACGAGCCCCGGACCGGCGCCGGGCTCCCTCGTCGGACTCTGCGGCCGAAGGCACCGCCGCGGCGGTGCCGGACGACACGGCGGGCACGCCCGAGGCTGCTGGGCCCGTTTCCGGGCCCGTGGCCACCTCTTGCGCTTCCGCCGGATCACCAGCTTTTCGGAAGCGGCGCTTCCGAAACGGTGTCGAGCCGGTCACGGCCGACGCCTCTCAGTCGCAGTCGCGACAGATCGGCTGGCCGTTCTTCTCGCGTGCCAGCTGGCTGCGGTGGTGCACCAGGAAGCAGCTCATGCAGGTGAACTCATCGGCCTGCTTGGGCAGCACCCGAACGGCCAGTTCCTCGTTGGAGAGGTCCGCGCCGGGGAGCTCCATGCCCTCCGCCGCGTCGAAGTCGTCGACGTCGACGTTCGAAGACGACTTCTCGTTGCGCCGGGCCTTCAGCTCTTCAATGCTGTCGTTGTCGACGTCGTCGTCGGTCTTGCGTGGGGTGTCGTAGTCCGTTGCCATTTTTCGCTCTCCCCCTCTGGGATTTAGCGGTGTCTCAGCGCACGTAACGCGCGAGAGGCCGGACTTGTGCCCGACCTGAGGCGGAGATTTTGCCTCACATCAAGGTCTGTTACTCAATCGACACCCAGCCGCACACCTGAAGGAGCGATTGGCTGGGATGACGACCGGGACCGTACACGGTCCGGGGGCCGTCTTGCACAAACGCCACCCCGTGTATTTCCCGCCGTTCGAGGGGCGGGAAACCCGGACTTCCCGGGCTTTCCGGCCCCCTCTGGGGTCACTGAACGCACATGACCCAACACTCGCCAATGTGATCGATCACACAGGCGCCCCCCTCACCGCCTCCTCGCAATTCAGCCAACAGCGAACAAGCGGCCAGGGGACTCACAGGGGCAAAGTGACACGCATCACGAGGCCACCCCCCTCGCGGGGCGTCGCCGCGATCCGTCCGCCGTGAGCGCGCGCCACGGAGCGCGCGATCGACAGGCCGAGCCCCACACCCTTGTCGCTGCCCGTTCGCTCCGTACGCAGCCGTCTGAAGGGCTCGAAGAGGTTGTCCACCTCGTACGCGGGAACCACGGGACCCGTGTTCGAGACGACGAGGATCGCCTGGCCGTGCTGGGACTCGGTGGTCACCTCCACCCAGCCGCCCTCCGGCACGTTGTACCGGACGGCGTTCTGCACCAGGTTGAGCGCGATCCGCTCCAGCAGGACGCCGTTGCCCTGGACCACGGCCGGCGCCCGCTCGCCGCGGATCTCCACGCCCTTCGTCGCGGCCTCGCCGCGCGCCTGGTCGATGGCCCGCGAGGCGACCTCCGCCAGGTCCACGGGCTTGCGCTCGACTATCTGGTTGTCGCTGCGGGCCAGCAGCAACAGGCCTTCGACCAGCTGCTCGCTGCGTTCGTTGGTGGCCAGCAGCGTCTTGCCCAGCTGCTGGAGCTCCACCGGCGCACCCGGGTCCGACAGGTGCACCTCCAGCAGTGTCCGGTTGATGGCCAGGGGTGTGCGCAGCTCGTGCGAGGCGTTCGCGACGAACCGCTGCTGGGCGGTGAAGGCCCGCTCCAGCCGGTCGAGCATCTCGTCGAAGGTGTCGGCGAGCTCCTTGAGCTCGTCCTCCGGCCCGTCCAGCTCGATCCGCCGGGTCAGGTCGGAGCCCACCACCCGGCGGGCGGTCCGGGTGATCTTGCCCAGCGGCGAGAGCACCCGGCCGGCCATCGCGTATCCGAAGGCGAAAGCGATGATGCTGAGGCCGAGGAGGGCCATCAGCGACCGGCTGAGCAGGTCGTCCAGCGCGTGCCGGCGCTGCTCCAGGATGCAGGTGTTGATCACGTCGTTGAACTGCTCGTACTTCTGGCCCTTGCCGACCACGCCCGGGCAGGTGCTGGTGACCTGGATGTCCGTGCCGCCCACGATCTTGAACGGCAGTCCGTTGCCCTCGCGCAGCGCCTGGGCCGCCAGCAGGTAGATGATCGACAGCAGCAGGATGCCCGCGATCAGGAACATCCCGCCGTAGAGCAGGGTCAGGCGTATGCGGATGGTCGGCCGCAGCCAAGGGAAGGGACCCTCGGGCTGGCCGGGGTCCCAGGTCGGTCTCGGCGGCACCGTGGGCGGTGCCGGGGTCGCCGCCACCCGCGTCAGATCCGGTAGCCGGAGCCGGGCACGGTCACGATGACCGGCGGCTCCCCCAGCTTGCGCCGCAGGGTCATGACCGTCACCCGCACCACGTTCGTGAAGGGGTCGGTGTTCTCGTCCCATGCCTTCTCCAGCAGCTGCTCGGCGGAGACCACGGTCCCCTCGCTCCGCATGAGAACCTCCAGGACCGCGAACTCCTTGGGAGCCAGCTGCACCTCCCTGCCCTCACGGAACACCTCGCGCCGGTTGGGGTCCAGCTTGATGCCGGCCCGCTCCAGCACGGGGGGCAGGGCCACGGTGGTGCGCCGCCCCAGGGCGCGCACGCGGGCGGTCAGCTCGCTGAACGCGAACGGCTTGGGCAGGTAGTCGTCGGCGCCCAGCTCAAGGCCCTCCACCCGGTCGCTCACATCGCCGGACGCCGTCAGCATCAGCACGCGGGTGGGCATGCCCAGCTCGACGATCTTCCGGCAGACGTCGTCGCCGTGCACGAGGGGGAGGTCCCGGTCGAGCACCACCACGTCGTAGTCGTTCACCCCGACGCGCTCCAGGGCCGCGGCGCCGTCGTACACGACGTCCACGGCCATGGCCTCCCGGCGCAGCCCGGTGGCCACCGCATCGGCGAGCAGCTGCTCGTCCTCGACGACGAGTACGCGCACGTCGTTTCCTTCCATCGAGCCCTGAGGGCACACGTGTATTGCGTCGTCCATCCTGCCCGTTTCAGCCGTAAACCGGCTGTAAGGCGCCCCTCCGGGACCCGCGGAGGACGGAAGTGAGGATTCCCTCGCTTCCCGAGGTTTCTGGGCCCAGGGTGCCGGGGAGGACGACAGCACACCCCAACCACTCCTGACGGCG
Protein-coding sequences here:
- a CDS encoding sensor histidine kinase — protein: MAATPAPPTVPPRPTWDPGQPEGPFPWLRPTIRIRLTLLYGGMFLIAGILLLSIIYLLAAQALREGNGLPFKIVGGTDIQVTSTCPGVVGKGQKYEQFNDVINTCILEQRRHALDDLLSRSLMALLGLSIIAFAFGYAMAGRVLSPLGKITRTARRVVGSDLTRRIELDGPEDELKELADTFDEMLDRLERAFTAQQRFVANASHELRTPLAINRTLLEVHLSDPGAPVELQQLGKTLLATNERSEQLVEGLLLLARSDNQIVERKPVDLAEVASRAIDQARGEAATKGVEIRGERAPAVVQGNGVLLERIALNLVQNAVRYNVPEGGWVEVTTESQHGQAILVVSNTGPVVPAYEVDNLFEPFRRLRTERTGSDKGVGLGLSIARSVARAHGGRIAATPREGGGLVMRVTLPL
- a CDS encoding response regulator transcription factor; this translates as MRVLVVEDEQLLADAVATGLRREAMAVDVVYDGAAALERVGVNDYDVVVLDRDLPLVHGDDVCRKIVELGMPTRVLMLTASGDVSDRVEGLELGADDYLPKPFAFSELTARVRALGRRTTVALPPVLERAGIKLDPNRREVFREGREVQLAPKEFAVLEVLMRSEGTVVSAEQLLEKAWDENTDPFTNVVRVTVMTLRRKLGEPPVIVTVPGSGYRI
- a CDS encoding DUF4193 domain-containing protein, which gives rise to MATDYDTPRKTDDDVDNDSIEELKARRNEKSSSNVDVDDFDAAEGMELPGADLSNEELAVRVLPKQADEFTCMSCFLVHHRSQLAREKNGQPICRDCD